The Mangrovivirga cuniculi genomic sequence TCATTGATTAATTAAGAATTCCAGGTGATATCTACTTTTTACATAATTAGAAAAAGCATTCCAGGCATTAATCTCTATTTGCATGGCATCTTTAACATTCTGTAAAAAGGTAACATAGTTAATTGCTCCCTGCTTATAAGAAATTGAAGCACCTCTAATCTGTTCGTCAGCTAATTCAAGCGTTTCTGTTCTATAATATTCCCATGAATTTTTCCATTTAAGGTATTCATTTAGCCTGTTTTGATATTCAGTTTTTAGTTTTAACCTGGTAAGCTGAAGATTTTGCTCGGCTTTTAATTTTTCAATTTTAGCAGATTGTACTCTTCCACTATTATTGATAAAAAACAACGGTATTGTCAAGCCTATTTGGTATTGGTAAAAACCCGATTGATCATTGACCTCCTGAATACCATATTGCAAGTTTAATTCAGGTAAATATTCCGCGTTTGTCGTTTTGATCTTTTGTTCTGCTACAACATTTTCCTGTTGACTATATTTAATTATCGGATGTTCGTCAGAAAATCCTGTGGGAACCAGCGGATTTTTAATTTTTTCCGGAAAATCCTCACTAACTGTGAATACTGTATCACTAACCATCCAAAGATTGAATTTTGCCAGTGCGATTTTATAGTCATACATAATTTGATCTTTTTGAATTTTTATTTGCCGGGTTTGATTTACTGCAGATAAATATTCAAGTCGGGAAGTAGCTTCGTTTTCAAACCTGATCTTGGCCGCTCTTTCAAAATCTGAAAACACAGAGTCAAGACTTTTATATAAGTCAAGGCTTTTTTTTGCAGCAAAAAGATTTCCATATGCTGTTTTGACTTCACGTTCCAATTCTAAATAATCCAGTTCAAGAGCTGTAGAAGCTAGAGCAATCTGCTCATTTTGTAACTTAGATTTTGAAGGAACGCTAAAAATATCGATATTTTGAAGCTGGATACCCACCACTGTATAAACTCCCTGGTTTTCTCCAATTTCCTCTCCATTTGTAAATACTCGTGTATTTCCCAGGTCCCAGGCTGTTTTTTTAAGTGCCTCTTGATTTTGTATTTCGAGAACTGATGATTTGATATCAGGGAATCGATTTTTTGCTCTTTCTACCGCTTCTTCAATAGATAAAGATTGAATTGTATCTTTTTCCTGCGCAGTTAGAGGAAATGCAGTTAAAGCAAATAAAATTATCAGGGTTGTAGATTTAGAAATCTTACTCTTTTTAATAGTACCAGTTTCAAGGAATCTGTATAAAACAGGTAATACCAATAAAGTTAGTAGTGTAGCTGAAATCATTCCACCAATTACTACCGTAGCAAGTGGCCTCTGTACTTCTGCCCCAGATGACTGGGATAAAGCCATAGGTAAAAAACCCAATATGTCAGTTAAAGCTGTCAGAAGAATTGGTCTTATCCTCCTTTTTGAACCGATTAAAATTCTTTTGTCCAGATTCATGTTTTTGTCTTCTTTTAAATCATTCCAGGAACTAATTAGCACGAGGCCGTTTAACACTGCTACTCCAAATAAAACGATAAATCCGATTCCGGCAGATATACTAAAAGGCATCCCCCTGAGAGCTAAAGCAAATACCCCACCGATGGCAGCCATCGGAATAGATAAATAGATCATTGCTGTCTGTTTTATTGAACCTAGAGCAAAATAGATTAACAAAAAGATAAGCCCCAGCGCTATTGGTACAACTAGTCGAAGTCTTTTAGTCGCTCTTTCCAGGTTTTCAAAAGCTCCGCCATATCGAATATAATACCCGGGAGGAAGATTAAGTTGTTGGTCGAGTTTTGTCCGTATTTCTTCCACTAAAGATTTTACATCCCGTCCCCGTACATTAATACCTACATACACCCTGCGATTAGTATTATCTCTACTTATTTGCATTGGCCCGGGCTCATAACTGACATTAGCCACCTCTCGAAGTGGAATTTGGTAACTGTTTGGCAGGTTAATATAGAGGTTTTTTAAGTCTTCAATACTTTCCCGGTTTTCTTCACTAAGTCTGACAACGAGATCAAATCTTTTTTCGCCTTCAAAGATCACACCTGCCGTTATCCCTGCAAAAGCAGATTTAATCGTTTTATTGATGTCGTCAATATTTAAACCATATTGGGCTATTTTAGACCTGTTATAATTAACTGTCATTTGAGGCAATCCACTAGTTGCTTCAACACGCATATCACCAACACCCTGAATATTAGAAATTATCTGTCCCATTTCTTCTGCCTTAGAAGCCAATAAATCCAGATCTTCTCCAAACAATTTAACAGCAATGTCTTCCCTGACACCCGTAATTAATTCATTAAATCTCATTTCGATCGGCTGAGTAAATTCGTAATTGATACCTGGCACGACACTGATCTTTTCTTTTATTTTATTTATTAATTCTTCTTTCGTTTCAGCAGACTCCCATTCGCTTTTAGGTTTTAAAATCACAAAACAATCTGCAATATCCATTGGCATGGGGTCTGTCGCTACATCAGCCACACCAAACCGTGAGATAGCATGTTCAATTTCAGGGAAATTGTTTAGTAGAATCTTCTCGATTTGAGTAGAAGTCTTAACGGATTCATCTAATGAACTACCGGGTCTGAGAATAATGTGAAATGCAATATCACCTTCATCAAGTTGAGGGATAAATTCTCCTCCCATTTTTGAAAATGTGATGATCGCGCTAATTAGTAGTGCTAATGAAATTCCAATTAATACAAATGAATATTTTATCGTTTTTTTAAGAGTAGATTCATAAATATTCTCAATCCATTTAATTAATCGATCTCCATATGTTGTTTTTCTTTGATCCTTTATTCTCAGTACCAGCGCTGACATCATTGGGACATAGGTAAGACAAAGAATCATCACACCGATCATGGCAAACATGAAAGTAAGAGCCATTGGTTGAAACATTTTTCCTTCAACACCTTCGAGTGCCAGTATCGGAATGAAAACGATCAAGATGATCAGCTGACCGAAGAATGCTGCATTCATCATTTTGCTCGAAGCTTTGTATGCTACTTCATCCCGCTCTTTCTGATTTAGATATTTGGTTTTTGATAATTTGTCGTGAAAAATAAAGACAGTTCCTTCAACAATTATCACTGCTCCATCCACGATAATACCAAAATCTATCGCTCCCAGACTCATCAGATTTGCCCAGACATCAAATACATTCATTAAAATGAAAGCAAAAAGGAGTGATAAAGGAATAGTTGAAGCCACTATTAAGCCACCTCGCCAGTTTCCGAGTAGAAAAACCAGGACAAAAATTACGATCAATGCTCCTTCAATCAGGTTACTGCTTACCGTAGAGGTGGTATTAGAAATTAATTCACTTCGATCAAGAAATGGTTCTATTGAAATACCTTCAGGAAGTGATTTTTCAATTTCAGCCATTCTCACTTTAACAGCTTCAATTACCTCATCAGAATTAGCCCCTTTAAGCATGAGTATCATGCCACCTACCGCTTCTCCCTGGCCGTCTTTTGTTAGAACACCAAATCGGATTGCATTTCCAAATTTTACAGTGCTAATATCTCCAATTGTTATTGGGATATTGTTTTTAGTGGTAACCGCTATATCCCTTATTTCATCAAGGCTTCTGATTAACCCTTCTCCGCGAATGAAATTAGCCATGTGGTTTTTCTCAATATATGCACCACCGGTATTTTGATTGTTTTTCTGTAATGCCTTATAGATGTCTGTAATGGTAAGTCCCATTGCGTTAAGATCATCCGGATTAATAGCTACTTCGTATTGCTTTATTTTACCTCCAAAACCATTTACCTCGACCACACCGGGTACCATGGCCATTTGTCTTTTTATAATCCAGTCTTGTATGGATCTTAATTCAGTAACAGAATATTCATTTACATAATCGGGGGCAATTTTCAGAGTATACTGATAAATCTCGCTCAAACCAGTTGAAATCGGTCCCATCTGAGGATCGCCATAACCTTCCGGAATATTATTTTTTACAGCATTTAGCTTTTCTCCAACTAGCTGACGAGGGAGATAAGTACCCATTTCATCTTCAAACACTATTGTAACTAATGACAATCCAAACCTGGAAACTGATCTGATTTCTTTTACCCCGGGGATATTAGCCATTTCGATTTCGACCGGATAGGTTATAAACTGCTCGATCTCTTCAGTACCAAGATTGGGTGAACGAGTAATAATCTGAACCTGGTTATTGGTAATATCAGGTACAGCATCAACAGGAACTTTAGTCATACTCCAAACACCGGCGATTATCATTCCCAATGTCAATAAACCTATTATAAGTTTATTATTAATTGAGAATGAAATGATTTTATTGATCATATTATCATTTCATTTACATTATTGACAAGGTTATAATCGTTAATTAACGATTAAATTAAATACTAATATAAAATGATTATTATAACCTGGGTGGTTGTAGGGGTACTCCTTTAAAGTAATCGATAATTGAAGAAATGTATAATGAATTTCCAACTGTATTAAAGCGTATTACCCCGGAATCGAAATTGTAGGTAGCAAAAACCAGATTTGTGTGACAGCAGTTGCAAACACATAAAGGAGAGCAACTTTCATGATCATTTTCATGGTCATGATCATCCACATTTATAGCGATTTCATTATCCTGATGAGAATCATGTTGGTCGTCACAAGGTATAAATGATATCGAGATAATTATCACAGTTAATATGTGTGCTATCACTTTCACATATCAAATGTACAAAAAAAATAATGCAACAATATTGCAAGATCGAGTCACTTTTGTGAAATCCTTTAGGGCCATGTTACAGACATTATATAATTATTAATATGTGATTTACATCACCAAGTTTACTTATGTATTTTCCTATCTTATCACTATGAAAACATTAGGTTTGATCGGAGGTACATCCTGGTATTCTACCCTGGTTTATTACAGGGAGATCAACAAGAGGGTAGGAGATTTAATCGGAAGTCAGGGTAATCCCGAATTGATTTTATATAGTATTAATATTGAATTGATGAGGGAAATGGATAAAGAGAAAATTAAATCTAAATACCTTACTGTTTCAAAAAAATTACAGGATGCAGGCGCAGAAGCTATTATGATATGTGCAAACACTCCCCATCTGGTTTATGAATATGTACAGCCAAAAATTGATATACCTATTTTACATATTGGTGATGCTATTGGTCGCAATGCCATAAAAAGAGAATTGAAAACCTTAGGGCTTTTAGGTAATAAGCCAACGATGACCGGGGATTTTATTTCAGGTTATTTAAAAAGAAACTTTGATATCGATGTAATTCTTCCGCAAGATGGTTCGATCAATAAAAGTCATTATTTCGTATCAAAAGAATTAACTCAAGGCAAATTTACAAAGAATGCCGAAGAATTTTACCTTGAAAAAATCAAGGAATTTGAAAAAGCTAATGTTGATGGAGTGATATTGGGATGCACAGAATTACCACTACTAATTAAGCACTCTTCAACTAATCTTCCATTATTAGCTACCACAGATCTACACATTGAAATGGCAGTCGAATTTATTTTAAGTTAAATTTTAGGTACAATAATTATTCTGCTTTAACGATTAAGTATGTTCGATACCGTTACTTTATTTTATTTTTTTTGTATATTAAAATAGCAATGCTGTTACGATATCATTTTTAGGTTTATTAATTGGATTGAGACGATACCTGAAAATGTGTCGATAAAATAAAGGGTTTTAATAAATATTGTTTTAATAGAATTATTGGCTTTTTACTAATGAAATTTTCCAACCGTGGCTGGGTCATTTTATCAACTATGATCCTGATTACCCTGGCATTTATGTATTATTTTTTGATTTACACAGAAAATAAGGAGAAAGAGATTATCAAAGATAATTATCGAGTGTTGGTTCAGATAAGTGAAAATATTCATCAGCTTATTGATGGAGTTAAAAGACAAGCTGAAACAAAATTATATTCAGAAAAGGTTAATGATATACTTCAGAATAAATCAGATACTTCTAAATTTTTAAGTTTTTATTTAGATTCTATCCGAATAAATTTTGATTCTTTACGTGTTTCATTTCATAAAGAAAAGTTAAGTATTAAGTATTTAAATAGGGCTTCTGATAAAAATAAATCTAATCGTGCGATACGGGTAAAAAAGACAGAATATGATATTCTTAAATTGTCAAAAATGGAATCAAGTGATTCCCTGATAAAGTATAAGAATTCAATATCTATCACCACTGATTCGATCAAAAATAGAAATTCAAAAGAATTAAAAAATGATACTAATGCAAAAGCAGATAGTGAAAATAAAGAGGGTCAAATACCCGATATCAAATATGATCAGTTATTTGCCAATGACTTGATACAACGAAAGGATGTATTCAATTTCATCGTAATATCTAAATTAAATAAAGTAGATAATAACAATAGCCTGGATATTATTTACACAAATCGCAAAGGAGTAAGTTTTATATCATTTGGTGATTCTTTGTTAAACCAAGGGTACCAAAAGGAAATATATAAGGTAGATCTCGGTGCCGCTCAGTATGTTACCTTTAATACTAAAATAGAGCTTGAAGGAGGAGAAGTTTTATATCTAACAGGCTTTATAAGCCAGGAAAAAATGAGGGATATGAAAAGGAGTGTGTCTGTTTATTTTTTGACATTTGCTATTATCATTACTGTCTTGATTCTTATCGGATTACCCCTGATCAAGTTAAAAGTGATGAGTACATTTGAAAGACTTTATAGAAGGGACGTAACTCTTACCGGGTTTTCATTAATATTTGGTCCGGCTTTATTTATTATTATGATCTTTTTTATTAATTCAAATTTTATTCATAATAAATATGAACAACGAGATGCTTTAAAAAGATTAAACTATAAACTTGAAGAAAATTTAAACGAAGAAATTAATAGTGCTATTATACAAGCAAAATCCATTGATAATAGAAGGGATGATCTACTGGAAGAAAATAAATACAGGTATGATGCAGATTCACTTCTATTAGAATTTAATTATCAATATTTTAATGCGATTTTTTGGACTGACATAAGAGCTAATCTGCTTTATTTGGTTTCTTTTGAATCATATGAAAATATATATGTTCCAAATTTGATGCATAGGAAATATGTCCGGGGTCCATTAACCGATGAGGGTTATCTATTTAAGTCAAATGGAAATAAAGCAACTTTAGAATCGATTAGGTCAGTTACGGATGGCAATTATGAGGTCGGACTTGGGATGAAAATAGAACCTAAAATACTTAAAGAATCTAAAGATACCTTAAATATACTCACAACAGTATTTAATTCTGCAGCAGTAATGAATCCAGTGATTCCAGCAGGTTATGGATATGCAATATTTGATAAAAAAGGAAATACGATATTCCATTCTGATATCACCAAAAATTTGAATGAAAATTTCCTGATGGAAACAGATGGAAAATTATCGAGTTATACTTTGATTCAGGAGGAATTTTTTACTGTGGTATCCTATTATAGGAATGATCATTATATTTACTTAAATCCGCTTAAAGGGTTTGAAGATTTATATTTAGTGACCTTTGTCAGTAGGGATTATATAAGTTCTCCTAATAGTATTGCACTTTCATCTACATTTGTAGTTTTATTATTTTACTTTATTACTTTAGCAATAATCTATTACCTGGTTTATTATTATTTTAAAACGTCTAACAGGTTAAAGCAAAAAATATTTGCCTTCAATTGGCTCAGACCATACATGAGTGATCCGCTTTGGTTTGAAAAACGATATCTGTCGTTAATTTATTTGAATATAGTCTCCATTCTTTTCATGATAATATTTGCCCAATTTGTAAATGAAGGGGGATTTATTCTTATAAATATCTTTTTCATCTCAATAATATGTATTATCACATACTTTTTTGTTCTGTCAGATAATATGCCTTATCAGAAAAAATTATATTCAGGGTTTTTAAAACATAATACAAAAAAACTTATCGGAAAGTAATCTTAATTTTCTTAGTATTATTCCTCCTTATTAAAGTGTTGTATTACTTATCAGCAGAGATTAAGAATTTTGATGTTAAAGTGAAAGTTATGGATGCTGCTTTAACAATTATTTTTGTAACAATATTCTTTTTAATATTAAGAATAAGGAGTAAAAAGAAGCTGGTTAATAAGTTTAATTCTGGAAAATATGGTTTTAACCTCTATTTTTATTTTTTAGTATCCACGGTAGTATTAATTTCAGTATTACCAACCCTCCTCTTCTATTTTTCATATAATAAAAAGAATACGAGATTTTTCAAAATGTAAATAATCAATATAGAAATGTTCAAATAGAAAATTGGAGTAGGCAAAAACAGGCTCAATTTACGCAAATAGGAAATGATGAAATTGTTAGCTATTCAATAGATAATATTCATTCATTTATTGATGAAATGAAAATTAGTGGTTTATGGAACTACAGTGAAACTATTGAAACACAACCACTCTTTACTGAAGCCTTACCATTTTTTACTCCAAAGTATAGTGATTTATTTAATGCCTTTTACAGAAAAATCAGAGTGGAATTTAATCAATATGCAGAGGTGAGTGGTGCTTATATTTCCAATGCTGGCTCTGTGGAGAAAACTGAAAAGAAAGATAATAAATGCAATCGTATTAGTGAATCTGCTTCTTACAATAGCCTAACCCATTCCAAATGGGCTGATTATATTAAAGAGGTAAAAAAATATATTAACAGAAGCTATTTTAGTTTGGCAGCAGGTATATTAATTACCCTTTTAATACTTTATTATTTTATTAAATTCTCTACTTACAGGATATATGGTCTTGATTTTAAGAGTTATGCAGATAACCTGGTACCAAGACAACGACTAGGATATGTAGCTGAAAGATTAAAAATATTATTTAAGGAAAACTCAGGAAGTGCTAATTCATTTAATAATACAATGCTTATAGGAGTTAATGCCTCTCACATATTTGAAATAAGAAATAGTTTTAAGTCCTGGGAAGAAATTGAATTTTATTGTCTAGACTTTTTAGAATTACAAAACCTTAATATTGATTTTGAAACTGTTAAGCTTGATAATCCTACCTTATCACTATTCTTTAAGGAAAAAAATGAAAAAAGAATAAATGATCTTGTATCTATTCTTGATGAAAAATCAAGTGATCATGGTAAATGGGTAATGATATTCATTGAGCATTTTGAGTTTGGATATAATGATTTATTTTTTAATAAAATTAAATTAAGAATACTTAAAAGATTTGTAGACAACCCCAATATTAGAGTTATAATTTCTTCAGAAATAAGTCCTGCTAAAATCTATGATTTTTATGAAGGATCAATCAGAAGGCTTGAGAAGTCAATTAAAAAAGGAGATGAAAAACTGCTCGAGAAAAGAAAAGAAATAGCCATTTATAAAATTGACTATAAGATGTGGCTTCATTTATTGGGAGGGTTTTACCGGTTGACCATTCCTTTTGAATACAATAATAAGTTTCACTCTAATAATAAATTACTAAAAGAGGAATTAGATCATGGCAGGTACCTTTATAAAATAAATGAGGCATTTAAGAAAGGTCCCTTAGAAAAGGATATTCCTCCTGAGCATCAAATTTTATTGATTCAGGAGATTGCTTATTCTTATTACTTTTCTATTTGGAATTCACTGACCAAAGAAGAAAGATATACAGTATTTGATATTGCAAAAGACAAATTTGTTAATACGAATAATGTTGATGGAATCATAGATCTCTTACACAAAGGAGTGTTAGTTTATGACCATTCATTGAGATTAATGAATGAAAGCTTTACAAATTTTGTGCTTTCAAAGGTCGATTCTGATGAAGCATTAGCTCGTGAACTTGAACAACGAAAAGGAGGTAGTTGGAGCACAACCTCTTCAGTTTTGTTTTTAGTAGTAATTAGTTTAATAGTTTTTATCAGTTTTGGGGAAGTAAGCTTTCTAAATGATATAAATGCATTAATAGGATCAATAGCAGCGGTGTTTACCTTGATTTTAAGAATTGGTGGGATATTTACTTTTGGGAAATCCAGTGGGTAAAAACTGAATTCTTATCTTTGAGGCATGAAAGCAGCGACTTTAGCCCAGATAAAAAAAGAATTGATTACTCGGGACCCACACGAATTATTTGAAATCTGTCTTCGGTTAGCCCGGTTTAAAAAAGACAATAAAGAACTCTTAACCTATTTACTCTTTGAAGCAGCTGATGAACAGGGGTATATCAATTTAATAAAAGAAACGATCGATGATGAGATCTCTGAAATTAACCGGTCGCATATTTATTATGCTAAAAAGAGCTTAAGAAAGATTCAAAGAAATCTTAATAAATACATCAGGTACTCCGGGAATAAACAAACCGAAATAGAGATACTGATTTATTTTGCAAAATCAATTAAAGAATCCGGGTTAGATATCAGAAGTTATACAGCTTTATTCAATATGTACGAACGTTTATTGGTAAGAATCAATAAAGTAAAGAAAAAGCTTCATGAGGATCTACAGGCAGATTACCAGGTTGAGATTGACGAATTGGTAGGAATGTAAAAGGCGCCGATTCCAGCACCTTTTTAATTTTATTATTTGCTAAGCCATATTGTGGTAAACGTTCTGGACGTCATCGTCTTCTTCCAGCTTCTCCAAAAGTTTATCGACATCAGCTGTTTGTTCTTCATTTAATTCTTTGGTTACATTAGGAATTCGCTCAAAGCCTGAAGACAAGATTTCAATTCCTTTTTCTTCCAAAGCTTTTTGAATAGCTCCGAAGCTTTCGAAAGAACCATAGATCATGATACCATCTTCATCATCGAAAATTTCTTCAGC encodes the following:
- a CDS encoding DUF6660 family protein — its product is MKVIAHILTVIIISISFIPCDDQHDSHQDNEIAINVDDHDHENDHESCSPLCVCNCCHTNLVFATYNFDSGVIRFNTVGNSLYISSIIDYFKGVPLQPPRL
- a CDS encoding CusA/CzcA family heavy metal efflux RND transporter, which translates into the protein MINKIISFSINNKLIIGLLTLGMIIAGVWSMTKVPVDAVPDITNNQVQIITRSPNLGTEEIEQFITYPVEIEMANIPGVKEIRSVSRFGLSLVTIVFEDEMGTYLPRQLVGEKLNAVKNNIPEGYGDPQMGPISTGLSEIYQYTLKIAPDYVNEYSVTELRSIQDWIIKRQMAMVPGVVEVNGFGGKIKQYEVAINPDDLNAMGLTITDIYKALQKNNQNTGGAYIEKNHMANFIRGEGLIRSLDEIRDIAVTTKNNIPITIGDISTVKFGNAIRFGVLTKDGQGEAVGGMILMLKGANSDEVIEAVKVRMAEIEKSLPEGISIEPFLDRSELISNTTSTVSSNLIEGALIVIFVLVFLLGNWRGGLIVASTIPLSLLFAFILMNVFDVWANLMSLGAIDFGIIVDGAVIIVEGTVFIFHDKLSKTKYLNQKERDEVAYKASSKMMNAAFFGQLIILIVFIPILALEGVEGKMFQPMALTFMFAMIGVMILCLTYVPMMSALVLRIKDQRKTTYGDRLIKWIENIYESTLKKTIKYSFVLIGISLALLISAIITFSKMGGEFIPQLDEGDIAFHIILRPGSSLDESVKTSTQIEKILLNNFPEIEHAISRFGVADVATDPMPMDIADCFVILKPKSEWESAETKEELINKIKEKISVVPGINYEFTQPIEMRFNELITGVREDIAVKLFGEDLDLLASKAEEMGQIISNIQGVGDMRVEATSGLPQMTVNYNRSKIAQYGLNIDDINKTIKSAFAGITAGVIFEGEKRFDLVVRLSEENRESIEDLKNLYINLPNSYQIPLREVANVSYEPGPMQISRDNTNRRVYVGINVRGRDVKSLVEEIRTKLDQQLNLPPGYYIRYGGAFENLERATKRLRLVVPIALGLIFLLIYFALGSIKQTAMIYLSIPMAAIGGVFALALRGMPFSISAGIGFIVLFGVAVLNGLVLISSWNDLKEDKNMNLDKRILIGSKRRIRPILLTALTDILGFLPMALSQSSGAEVQRPLATVVIGGMISATLLTLLVLPVLYRFLETGTIKKSKISKSTTLIILFALTAFPLTAQEKDTIQSLSIEEAVERAKNRFPDIKSSVLEIQNQEALKKTAWDLGNTRVFTNGEEIGENQGVYTVVGIQLQNIDIFSVPSKSKLQNEQIALASTALELDYLELEREVKTAYGNLFAAKKSLDLYKSLDSVFSDFERAAKIRFENEATSRLEYLSAVNQTRQIKIQKDQIMYDYKIALAKFNLWMVSDTVFTVSEDFPEKIKNPLVPTGFSDEHPIIKYSQQENVVAEQKIKTTNAEYLPELNLQYGIQEVNDQSGFYQYQIGLTIPLFFINNSGRVQSAKIEKLKAEQNLQLTRLKLKTEYQNRLNEYLKWKNSWEYYRTETLELADEQIRGASISYKQGAINYVTFLQNVKDAMQIEINAWNAFSNYVKSRYHLEFLINQ
- a CDS encoding aspartate/glutamate racemase family protein, producing MKTLGLIGGTSWYSTLVYYREINKRVGDLIGSQGNPELILYSINIELMREMDKEKIKSKYLTVSKKLQDAGAEAIMICANTPHLVYEYVQPKIDIPILHIGDAIGRNAIKRELKTLGLLGNKPTMTGDFISGYLKRNFDIDVILPQDGSINKSHYFVSKELTQGKFTKNAEEFYLEKIKEFEKANVDGVILGCTELPLLIKHSSTNLPLLATTDLHIEMAVEFILS